In the genome of Kineococcus endophyticus, the window TCGCGGCCCTCGTGCCGGGTGAGGGACTCCCCGAGGAGTTCACCGAGCTTGCGGACCGACGCCCGCAGCGCGGCGTGCCCCTCGTCGGAGGAGACCCCGTCGACCGTGAGCACGTCGCGTGACGTGCGGGTGGTCCCGGGCGGGGTCTGCAGGTCGGGCTGCAGTCCTTCGTCCGTCGGTGCGCTCATGCGACGCCTCGCCTCCCTGCCGAGTGCTCGGAGGTCGACGCTGACTCCTGTGCACGTGCTGACTGCTTCTCGCGGGGCAGTCTGGCCTGTCGCCCCCCGGAAGCGAAACCGAGGGGGTGCTCCGGCAGGGAGCCGAGGCGGCGCGGGGGCTCAGCTGCCGTTCGCGGCGGCCTTGAGCTTGGAGCCGGCGGTCAGCTTGGCGCCGTAGGAGGCGGCGATCTCCATGGTCTCGCCCGTGCGCGGGTTGCGGCCGGTGCGGGCGGCGCGCTCGACGCGCTCGACGGTGAGCAGGCCCGGCAGCTTGACGGGCTCGCCCTTGCCGACGGCCTCGACGAGGACGTCGCCGAGCGCGTTGATGACGGAGTCGGTGTCGGACTGCGTCAGGCCGGCGCGCTGGGCGACGGCGGTGACGAGCTCGGAGCGGTTCACGGGTACTCCCGGTGGGTGTCGACAACGGTGGTTGCAGGGCGACGTTACCGGGGGTCACCGCCCGTGCTCAGCACGTGGGAGGGCGTGGGGCGCGTCGGGGTGTCTGCTACCGTCGCTCTTCTTGAGAACGGATCTCATCAAGGAGTGCCCGTGGGACTGCCCGTGACCCTGCTGACCTCGATGGACCCGGTGCTGCGCGACAGCGCGACCGCTGCCGCCCTGTGGGGCGGGCCCGGGACCGTGCTGCTGCGCTACGACCTCGCCCCGGACCGGCTGCACCGCCTGGCCGCCGAGTTCGACCGCGTGCTGGAGGACGTGGAGGTGCCGCTCGAGCACGCCTGCCTCGGCTGCGCCCTGCGCGAGGACGTCCTGCCGACCGTCGCCGCGATCGCCCGCGCCGGGCGGGCCGAGCGCCTCGTGCTCGCCCTGCCCGTGACGGCCGAACCGCTCGCGGTGCTGCAGGCCCTCACCCTCGGCACGGACGGTGCGGACGACCTCGCCGACCTCGTCACGGTGGCCGGCGTGGTCTCCGTCGTCCACGGTCCCGGCCTGCTCGACGACCTGCTCGGCGACGAGCTCGTCACCGACGGCGACGGGCAGGAGACCGACCGCGCGGTGGGGGAGGTGCTGGCCCACCAGCTCGACGAGGCGGACCTCGTGCTCGTCGACGATGAGCTGCCCGCCCGGTCCTCGGTGCTGCTCGACCACGTCACCGCGCCCGGCTGCGTCGTCGCCGATCTGCTCGCCGCCGACGCCCCCGACCTGCTGGCGCCCCGCCGCCTCGCCACAGCCGCTCCCGCGGAACCGTTGCGCCGCAGCGATCTGCGGGCTGCCCGACCCAGCGGCGCCGACGACCGTCTGGGCGTGTTCACCCTCGACCTGCGCACCCCCGCCGCCTTCCACCCCGGTCGGCTCCTGGAGGAGATCGAGGCCGTCGGCGCGGGCCGCCTGCGCGCCCGCGGGTTCTTCTGGGTGCCGTCGCGCCCCGACGTCGTCTGCGCGTGGGACGGTGCCGGCGGGCAGTTGAGCATCGGCACCATCGGGACCTGGGACGCGCGCCGCGGGGAGCGCCCCCGCACGCGCCTGGTCGTCACCGGTGTCGACGAGGGCGACGCCGAACGCGTCAGCGCGGCCTTCGAGCGCATCCTCGCCACCCCCGCCGAGAGCGCTGCGTGGACGGCGCCGGAGGACGGCCTGGAGCCCTGGCTCGGGGACCGCTGACACCCCGGCGCACGACCCCGGGCCCGCGTGGAAAACACACTTTCCGCCCTCAGAACACGCTTTCCGAGGGCGGAAAGTGTGTTTTCCGCCCCCAGGCGGGGCGCGTCGCAGCGGGAGGGTGAGGTCGAGCGGGCTCAGTCGCGGGCGCTGCAGGCGGCGCAGACGCCGAAGACCTCGACGACGTGCTGGACGGCCGTGAAGCCGTGCTCGGCGCCGATGCGGCGGGCCCAGGCCTCGACCTGCGGGCCCTCCACCTCGACGGTCGCGCCGCAGCGGCGGCAGACGAGGTGGTGGTGGTGGCCGGTGCTGCACCGGCGGTACACGGCCTCGCCGCCGTCGTCGGTGCGCAGGACGTCGACGTCCCCGTCCTCGGCGAGCACCTGCAGCGCGCGGTAGACGGTGGCCAGGCCGACGTTCTCCCCGCGCTCGCGCAGCCGGGCGTGCAGGTCCTGGGCCGACATGAACGCGTCCGCCTCGTCGAGGACCGCCGACACGGCCGACCGCTGCTTCGTGGACCGACGGGCGGGCGCCGACACCGTTCCTCGCACTCCTCAGGTCGGGCCCGGTGCGGCCCGGGCGGGTCGGCTCAGCCTACGTCGGCTGGGCCGTCCGGGCCGAACGCCCGCGACCCGTCGGCACCGGTGCTCGCTCAGCGCGTAACCTCACAGAGGTCCGCGCCGCCAGTGCGCGGACGCCGCCGACACCCAGCCGGACAGGAGACCCCAGCGTGGCCGCATCCCGCCTCGACGCCGTCATCAACCTCGCCAAGCGGCGGGGCTTCGTGTTCCCGTCGGGGGAGATCTACGGCGGTACCCGCTCGGCCTGGGACTACGGACCCCTCGGCGTGGAGCTGAAGGAGAACATCAAGCGCCAGTGGTGGCGCCGGATGGTCACGACCCGCGAGGACGTCGTGGGCCTGGACTCCTCGGTCATCCTGCCGCGCCGCGTGTGGGAGGCCTCCGGTCACGTCGCCGTCTTCACCGACCCCCTCGTGGAGTCCCTGCAGACCCACAAGCGCTACCGCGCCGACCACCTCCTCGAGGCGTACGAGGCCAAGCACGGCCACCCGCCGGAGAACGGCCTGGCCGACGTGCCCGACCCCGACA includes:
- a CDS encoding HU family DNA-binding protein; protein product: MNRSELVTAVAQRAGLTQSDTDSVINALGDVLVEAVGKGEPVKLPGLLTVERVERAARTGRNPRTGETMEIAASYGAKLTAGSKLKAAANGS
- a CDS encoding GTP-binding protein codes for the protein MGLPVTLLTSMDPVLRDSATAAALWGGPGTVLLRYDLAPDRLHRLAAEFDRVLEDVEVPLEHACLGCALREDVLPTVAAIARAGRAERLVLALPVTAEPLAVLQALTLGTDGADDLADLVTVAGVVSVVHGPGLLDDLLGDELVTDGDGQETDRAVGEVLAHQLDEADLVLVDDELPARSSVLLDHVTAPGCVVADLLAADAPDLLAPRRLATAAPAEPLRRSDLRAARPSGADDRLGVFTLDLRTPAAFHPGRLLEEIEAVGAGRLRARGFFWVPSRPDVVCAWDGAGGQLSIGTIGTWDARRGERPRTRLVVTGVDEGDAERVSAAFERILATPAESAAWTAPEDGLEPWLGDR
- a CDS encoding Fur family transcriptional regulator, with the translated sequence MSAPARRSTKQRSAVSAVLDEADAFMSAQDLHARLRERGENVGLATVYRALQVLAEDGDVDVLRTDDGGEAVYRRCSTGHHHHLVCRRCGATVEVEGPQVEAWARRIGAEHGFTAVQHVVEVFGVCAACSARD